One Salminus brasiliensis chromosome 5, fSalBra1.hap2, whole genome shotgun sequence DNA segment encodes these proteins:
- the LOC140556214 gene encoding uncharacterized protein KIAA0408-like isoform X2: MWSAFGNGNGSGLHNSAGAGAAGGGGGGGGGGGGYVSKAQGWEFVPCSRLEREGGRRRSRSPRPSPARGAHFLEAPPAPAACCDGQSPWRELQGQHARLKKKLEEMKRRHGQERDEWMREKEVLLREVAEIQGGENRRILLDLKSVLEEVQLEVKREEGKRSDLQLQYTKDRCAWELERADLKCRIAQLETKGHSSVVGTVKSTETGDTLRREREEQRRLLADTHTAAMDLRCRLEHTERSWMREKSELLERFDLERKEWENQLRDMQCKIEELYNEVKTHRERGAIGPNADAQRSAIRLSTRSASTVSSSLTDPSEVQGSSYSEPLTQHSHSSTDSSYNCSEPNDQRCHVQSGPSKQPSSGKYEHEELEAINTAELEDMLHGCLSKGLESKPASTGQEDLLNPFWAFQSMDINCASDKKKNTMALNAALKEIARVSEELCSYQDEIRKKSDVKRSHTESAFFPEEVEMTEELETGDTDFNLTEWCKDLQGIDTQKWINWEDIKKESSRTESDIKPPLKKRQAPPIPVRSTSWYLNSSPAKEVDTSAPEPPIDRGCQSPCIHRKCNSPSIVRKFEAMLQENEGKILTDSGIVSCSVPLDSKCNISCCQSQWSCDGSRFGSSKSSTYVPVQKCLSDVNIAAAGAESSQTQMGVENKQNVKGEHLMDSTHRGMATDSAQSLDKTSPRINTKVSLRNETLERKTAEFNRMLFQAGMGLQCNEDSFSSTDVHGTADSTTAIPLSYFEDNPTDVLSDLMVQLPKGKCAETAPQTSPQLKRHTRNSISDLPPLQQGLKQKKVTSDISEHLAVKHEDSNFVCLPVHTEDRELKPLCLEHRTSTTHFDASVRLDQTALDVSTPQLKQQTDKPSKAKSDGSGQHPAETKSKQPERTQQDTPNTRSRVLDEHPWKPMTLAAYPRPVESRSNYGAVERILKSYENMGRSQQGSQLQASPGKEEDLMELLDMLEIQHQSRSCQRLSHTPHHQAVTHKEAHVTVKQNKESTLSAKKSFSRPACPAKRRLPSRWANRSSSTSSTSSPSPSPTAQPTIATPRQTFTYSAFHTETVIM, encoded by the exons ATGTGGAGCGCGTTCGGGAATGGGAACGGGTCTGGGCTGCACAacagtgctggtgctggtgctgctggtggtggtggtggtggaggaggaggaggaggaggatatgTGAGCAAAGCGCAGGGCTGGGAGTTTGTCCCCTGCTCCAggctggagagagaaggtggtagGAGAAGGAGCAGAAgtcccagaccctctccggcaAGAGGGGCTCACTTTTTGGAGGCTCCCCCCGCACCAGCAGCCTGCTGTGATGGTCAGAGCCCGTGGCGTGAACTGCAGGGTCAGCACGCGCGGCTGAAGAAGAAGCTCGAGGAGATGAAGAGGCGACACGGGCAGGAGAGGGACGAGTGGATGAGGGAGAAGGAGGTTCTGTTGAGAGAAGTGGCCGAGATACAA GGTGGAGAGAACCGGAGGATACTGCTGGATCTGAAGTCGGTTTTGGAGGAGGTGCAGTTAGAGGTGAAAAGGGAAGAGGGCAAACGGAGCGATTTACAGCTGCAGTACACGAAGGACCGCTGCGCCTGGGAGCTGGAGAGAGCTGACCTCAAATGCAGGATCGCACAG TTGGAAACAAAAGGACATAGCTCAGTGGTGGGAACTGTAAAGAGTACAGAGACTGGCGATACACTGAGAAGGGAGCGAGAGGAGCAGAGGAGGCTGCTGGCTGACACCCATACTGCAGCAATGGACCTGCGCTGCCGGCTGGAGCACACCGAGAGAAGCTGGATGAGGGAGAAATCCGAGCTGCTGGAACGATTTGACTTGGAGAGGAAGGAGTGGGAGAATCAGCTCAGGGACATGCAGTGTAAGATTGAGGAG CTGTATAATGAAGTGAAGACCCACCGAGAGAGAGGTGCTATTGGACCAAACGCAGATGCACAAAGAAGTGCCATAAGGCTCAGCACACGCTCTGCCAGCACTGTGTCCAGTTCTCTAACTGACCCCTCAGAGGTTCAAGGCAGCAGCTACTCTGAGCCTCTCACGCAGCACAGCCACAGCAGCACTGATTCCAGTTATAACTGCAGCGAACCCAATGACCAGCGGTGCCATGTACAAAGTGGGCCATCAAAGCAGCCTAGCTCTGGGAAGTATGAGCATGAGGAACTTGAGGCCATTAATACTGCAGAGCTAGAAGACATGCTGCATGGGTGTTTGAGTAAAGGACTTGAGAGCAAGCCTGCGTCGACTGGACAAGAGGATCTCCTCAACCCCTTCTGGGCTTTTCAGAGCATGGACATCAACTGTGCAAGTGATAAAAAGAAGAACACAATGGCTCTCAATGCT GCTCTTAAAGAAATAGCCAGGGTAAGTGAGGAACTGTGCAGCTACCAGGATGAGATCAGAAAGAAGTCTGATGTCAAGAG AAGCCACACAGAGTCAGCGTTCTTTCCAGAAGAGGTTGAAATGACTGAAGAGTTGGAAACAGGCGATACTGATTTCAACTTGACTGAGTGGTGCAAGGATCTTCAAGGCATTGACACACAGAAATGGATCAACTGGGAGGACATCAAAAAGGAGTCAAGCAGGACTGAAAGTGACATTAAGCCGCCCTTAAAGAAAAGACAAGCCCCTCCTATCCCTGTACGGAGCACATCTTGGTACCTGAACAGTTCCCCTGCCAAAGAAGTAGACACCAGTGCACCAGAACCACCCATAGACAGAGGGTGTCAAAGCCCTTGCATTCACAGAAAGTGCAACAGCCCCTCCATAGTCCGGAAATTTGAGGCAATGCTTCAAGAGAACGAAGGAAAGATTCTGACAGACTCTGGGATAGTGTCCTGCTCAGTGCCTCTTGATTCCAAGTGCAATATCAGCTGCTGCCAGAGCCAATGGTCCTGTGATGGAAGCAGGTTTGGCAGCAGCAAGTCATCCACATATGTGCCTGTCCAAAAATGCCTCTCAGATGTTAACATTGCGGCTGCAGGGGCTGAGAGCAGTCAAACCCAAATGGGTGTAGAGAATAAACAAAACGTGAAGGGAGAGCATCTCATGGACTCAACACACAGGGGCATGGCTACAGACTCTGCACAGTCTCTGGACAAAACCTCGCCTCGTATCAATACCAAAGTCTCTCTGAGAAATGAGACATTAGAACGGAAAACGGCTGAGTTCAACCGTATGCTCTTCCAGGCAGGCATGGGTCTTCAGTGCAATGAGGACAGTTTCAGCTCCACAGATGTGCACGGCACAGCTGACAGTACCACTGCCATTCCATTATCGTATTTTGAGGACAATCCAACAGATGTGCTATCCGATCTCATGGTACAGCTTCCAAAGGGCAAATGTGCAGAGACCGCTCCTCAGACATCACCACAGTTAAAGCGCCACACAAGGAACTCCATTTCTGACCTTCCACCTCTGCAGCAGGGTCTGAAACAGAAGAAGGTTACCTCAGACATATCAGAGCATCTAGCAGTGAAACATGAAGACTCAAACTTTGTATGCCTGCCAGTGCACACAGAAGACAGGGAACTAAAGCCTTTGTGCCTGGAGCACAGGACATCTACCACTCACTTTGATGCAAGTGTGAGACTCGATCAGACTGCTTTGGATGTGAGTACACCACAGCTGAAACAGCAGACAGATAAGCCCAGTAAAGCAAAGTCTGACGGCTCAGGTCAGCATCCTGCTGAAACAAAATCTAAACAGCCTGAGCGTACACAGCAGGACACACCTAATACCAGGTCAAGAGTTTTAGACGAACATCCTTGGAAACCCATGACTCTGGCTGCTTACCCTCGACCAGTAGAGTCTCGGTCCaactatggagcagtggagaggATTTTGAAGAGTTACGAAAATATGGGACGATCCCAGCAAGGCTCTCAGTTGCAGGCCAGTCCAGGGAAGGAGGAGGACCTCATGGAGCTGTTGGATATGCTGGAAATTCAGCATCAATCTAGATCCTGTCAaagactctcacacacacctcaccaCCAGGCCGTAACCCACAAAGAGGCACATGTAACTGTGAAG CAAAACAAAGAGTCCACATTAAGCGCCAAGAAGAGTTTCTCGCGTCCAGCCTGTCCTGCAAAAAGACGTCTGCCCTCGCGCTGGGCTAACCGCTCTTCCTCCACCTCATCTacatcctctccctctccctcaccaACAGCACAGCCCACAATCGCCACACCACGGCAAACATTCACCTACTCCGCCTTTCACACAGAGACAGTCATCATGTGA
- the echdc1 gene encoding ethylmalonyl-CoA decarboxylase, translating into MALCAAARPLQSTRNALGRFFKQSSTFSSNASNPQEEEIRQKLRLFSGGSIDLRKQESGIAVMTVNNPALKNAFSGSMMIELEERVSELETWTEGKGLIVQGAAGMFCSGSDLNAVRAISNPQDGVEMCKFMQKTLTRLLRLPLISVALVEGKALGGGAELTTACDFRLMTSDAVIQFVHKHMGLVPGWGGAARLVRIVGSQNALKLLGGATKVDPHLGRQIGLVDEVLSSPLASESSLVKAEEWLSQFTKGSAPVIRAIKNVVVSGRELPLEEALRTEKYIFGTVWGGPANLEALARNTKHK; encoded by the exons ATGGCTTTGTGTGCTGCTGCTCGTCCACTCCAGAGCACACGGAATGCTTTGGGAAGGTTTTTTAAGCAGAGCAGCACATTCAGCTCCAACGCTAGTAACCCACAGGAGGAAGAGATTCGACAGAAACTCCGGCTGTTTTCAGGAGGCTCCATAGATCTTCGGAAACAGGAGTCAGGCATTGCAGTGATGACTGTCAATAATCCTGCACTCAAGAATGCCTTCTCAG GAAGCATGATGATAGAACTGGAGGAGCGGGTGAGTGAGCTGGAGACATGGACAGAAGGAAAAGGCCTTATTGTTCAAGGGGCAGCTGGAATGTTCTGCTCTGGATCTGATCTGAATGCAGTCAGAGCAATATCAAACCCACAG GATGGTGTGGAAATGTGCAAGTTTATGCAGAAGACTCTAACAAGACTGCTTAG GTTGCCTCTCATCTCTGTGGCTCTGGTTGAAGGAAAGGCCTTGGGTGGAGGTGCAGAACTCACTACTGCCTGTGACTTTAG GTTGATGACCTCTGATGCTGTGATCCAGTTTGTCCATAAACACATGGGCTTGGTCCCTGGATGGGGTGGTGCTGCAAGGCTTGTCCGAATTGTTGGCAGCCAGAATGCCCTAAAATTGCTTGGTGGAGCAACGAAAGTTGATCCACACTTGGGGAGGCAAATTGGACTAGTTGACGAAGTGCTGAGTTCACCTCTTGCTTCAGAAAGTTCCCTAGTGAAGGCTGAAGAGTGGCTAAGCCAGTTCACGAAGGGATCGGCTCCTGTAATCAGGGCTATAAAGAACGTGGTGGTGTCCGGAAGAGAACTTCCTTTGGAGGAAGCCCTGAgaactgaaaaatatatatttgggaCTGTATGGGGTGGGCCAGCCAATCTTGAAGCTTTGGCACGAAACACTAAACACAAGTAA